From Flavipsychrobacter sp., a single genomic window includes:
- the greA gene encoding transcription elongation factor GreA, translated as MSDVNYVTKETLERMRAELNVLKTTGRAEIARQIGEAREKGDLKENAEYDAAKEAQGHHEAKIAVLETAIATARVIDAKDLDSSKVSILSKVTVTNMKTKKTMEYQIVSESEADLKNKKISVTSPIGKGILGKSVGEVANVETPGGVLQLKIESISL; from the coding sequence ATGTCTGACGTTAACTATGTAACAAAAGAAACGCTTGAACGCATGAGAGCAGAGCTCAATGTGCTCAAAACAACTGGTCGTGCTGAAATCGCAAGACAGATAGGTGAAGCAAGAGAAAAAGGCGACCTGAAAGAAAATGCAGAATACGATGCTGCAAAAGAAGCTCAAGGCCATCACGAAGCTAAAATAGCTGTGCTAGAAACTGCTATTGCTACAGCAAGAGTGATTGATGCTAAAGATCTTGATAGCAGCAAAGTGTCTATACTTAGTAAGGTGACAGTTACTAATATGAAGACGAAAAAAACTATGGAATATCAGATCGTCTCAGAGTCTGAGGCTGATCTAAAGAATAAAAAGATCTCGGTGACCTCACCTATAGGGAAGGGTATATTAGGTAAATCTGTTGGCGAAGTTGCTAATGTGGAAACGCCTGGTGGTGTTCTTCAGCTAAAGATCGAAAGTATAAGTTTATAG
- a CDS encoding T9SS type A sorting domain-containing protein codes for MMRKNNNKVGLFLSLFVLVGMVSQVSARPYEKNGVSGLKRGQLKTTVDCKPAESSIDLDINNVRAKLMTGGDMWWDIGTASARYEVPKGSRKNSLFAGSVWIGGYDDEGQLKVAAQTYRQDGNDYWPGPLDPKTADITAANCSEWDRFWKVNREDINAFRELQDKSAAVNDAQFEAIIQWPAKGNKKAVGRNQNPLNIDGNLDYAPFVDVDNSGDYNAEEGDYPDINGDQFIWWVFNDKGNVKQQSNTEGIGIEVQASAFAYSTKDFLNDATFYNFRLVNRGGLSLDSTYIATWTDADLGYYRDDYIGCDTTRGLGILYNGTSQDGQGQVNSYGTDLPMVGVDFFKGPIKTYDSAGLTVSKELSMEAFTYYNNDFTVIGNPQTGTHIYNYMTGSIRNGQRFSNDFKGPNTQSRGYGDGNITKYVFFGDPGKKDEWSECTCNNPAGDRRFVHSAGPFKLQPGVVNDITIGAVWVSDAGGCPNTSFRKIRIADDQAQALFDNDFETIEGPEAPRLVSREMDRKLVFYLVNDPASNNYQERYGRDTAKKFRVPSLKASQYVKHPDSLYKFEGYRVFQLKTAEIQPAQIFKEDGTVDQTVAVEVFQCDIQNGVSRIINYDKNTEVSDSTYVPVIKVNGNDSGIRHSFELTIDQFAAGDDKRLVNYRNYYYVALAYAYNEFAPFDAKHADSTQDVTYLESSKGAGGSVIKVVSAMPNPANGDMGTVLNADYGSGVIIKRIEGRGNGGNALQMSDSSELEAVMGVASVNNTGTIYQSIKPVYKPNSGPVDVKVIDPLKVKPHEWELYISGADNINPRRGLDSLRSSWKLVNITTGEVIYSEKSNGLGSVNEQILENYGLSINLSQVGTPGDDQVNGNGLITSDITFADPGKPWLLGVQDGESTDIRNWIRSGNNTVNDDTLCVYDDGPRFDTVGQFYEGLLSNNTLTRGTWAPYALANSQVAGNVRCGIGVAFPNTSVGLARLQSIDVVFTDDKSKWTRSLVLEMQEDPALAEGGAAKFEFRRHAGWNGDLDANGRPVYSTVGKDSSMSMFPGYAINQETGERLNIIFAEDSWLKAEGGGDMIWNPSSNALITDLSGIIPVYGGKHYIYVLESRYDSCRKFISDYNKPGVLAQKQSFENHMMYVGIPLQNLAIPFKSLQDGFIPTETRIRIRVERPYAKYSTNFNSIDTAQKNNGYPVYSFSTKDLAPVPLADNANADRKTLLDRIHVVPNPYYGYNNYEQNRIDSRVRIINLPKKATISIYSLDGALIRRLQKDNGNVSFVDWDIRNSKGLPIASGMYLIHINADGIGETVLRWFGAMRPIDITSF; via the coding sequence ATGATGCGTAAGAACAATAATAAAGTAGGTCTTTTCTTGTCACTGTTTGTCTTAGTTGGCATGGTGTCGCAAGTATCTGCTCGCCCATACGAAAAGAATGGTGTAAGCGGTTTGAAGAGAGGGCAATTGAAAACCACTGTTGATTGTAAACCAGCAGAATCGTCTATTGACCTAGATATCAATAACGTACGTGCTAAGTTGATGACAGGTGGTGATATGTGGTGGGATATCGGTACCGCTTCAGCGCGTTATGAAGTTCCAAAAGGTTCTAGAAAGAACTCACTATTCGCAGGTTCTGTATGGATCGGTGGATATGATGATGAGGGACAATTGAAAGTAGCTGCGCAAACTTATCGTCAGGATGGTAATGACTACTGGCCTGGTCCTCTTGACCCAAAGACTGCAGATATTACTGCGGCAAACTGTTCTGAGTGGGATCGTTTTTGGAAAGTAAACAGAGAGGATATCAACGCCTTCCGCGAATTACAAGATAAAAGTGCTGCTGTAAATGATGCTCAATTTGAAGCTATCATACAATGGCCGGCAAAAGGGAATAAGAAAGCAGTTGGTAGAAACCAAAATCCATTGAATATAGATGGTAATTTAGATTACGCACCATTTGTCGATGTTGATAATAGTGGTGATTATAATGCTGAAGAAGGTGACTATCCGGATATTAACGGTGATCAGTTCATCTGGTGGGTATTCAATGATAAAGGAAACGTTAAGCAACAATCTAATACAGAAGGTATTGGTATAGAGGTACAAGCAAGTGCTTTTGCCTATTCTACCAAAGACTTCTTAAATGACGCTACCTTCTACAACTTTAGATTGGTTAACAGAGGTGGATTATCTCTAGATAGTACTTATATCGCAACATGGACGGATGCGGATCTTGGTTACTATAGAGATGACTATATCGGTTGTGATACTACAAGAGGTTTAGGTATACTTTATAATGGTACTAGTCAGGATGGACAAGGACAGGTGAACAGTTATGGTACAGACTTACCAATGGTTGGTGTTGACTTCTTCAAGGGGCCTATCAAAACATATGATTCTGCAGGTTTAACTGTTAGTAAAGAGCTTTCAATGGAAGCATTTACTTACTATAACAATGACTTCACAGTAATTGGTAACCCTCAAACGGGTACACATATATATAACTATATGACTGGTTCTATTAGAAACGGTCAGCGTTTTAGTAATGACTTTAAAGGACCTAATACTCAATCTAGAGGTTATGGTGACGGTAACATTACAAAATATGTATTCTTTGGTGACCCTGGTAAGAAAGACGAATGGTCTGAGTGTACTTGTAACAACCCTGCAGGTGACCGCCGTTTTGTTCACTCTGCCGGACCTTTCAAATTACAGCCAGGTGTTGTAAACGATATCACTATTGGTGCTGTATGGGTATCTGATGCTGGCGGTTGTCCTAATACTTCATTTAGGAAGATTAGAATTGCTGATGACCAAGCACAGGCATTATTCGATAACGATTTTGAAACTATTGAAGGTCCTGAAGCTCCAAGATTAGTATCTCGTGAGATGGATAGAAAACTAGTTTTCTATCTAGTGAATGACCCTGCTAGTAATAACTATCAAGAGAGATATGGACGTGATACTGCTAAAAAGTTCCGTGTTCCATCACTTAAGGCTTCACAGTATGTGAAACACCCTGACTCTTTATACAAATTTGAAGGTTACCGTGTTTTCCAATTGAAGACTGCAGAAATTCAACCTGCTCAAATCTTCAAAGAGGATGGTACCGTAGACCAAACTGTAGCAGTTGAGGTATTCCAATGTGATATCCAAAACGGAGTTTCTAGAATTATCAATTATGATAAAAACACAGAAGTAAGTGATAGCACATATGTGCCTGTAATTAAAGTAAATGGTAATGACAGTGGTATCAGACATAGTTTTGAACTAACAATCGACCAATTTGCAGCAGGTGATGATAAGCGTTTGGTAAACTATAGAAACTACTATTATGTTGCATTAGCATATGCATATAATGAGTTTGCACCATTTGATGCAAAACATGCAGACTCTACTCAAGATGTTACTTATTTAGAAAGCTCTAAAGGTGCTGGTGGTTCTGTGATAAAAGTAGTTAGTGCAATGCCAAACCCTGCTAATGGGGATATGGGTACTGTATTGAATGCGGACTATGGCAGTGGTGTTATTATTAAGAGAATCGAAGGTAGAGGTAATGGTGGTAATGCATTGCAGATGAGTGACTCTTCGGAACTAGAAGCTGTAATGGGAGTTGCCTCTGTTAATAATACTGGCACAATATATCAATCTATCAAGCCGGTATACAAGCCAAACAGTGGTCCTGTAGATGTGAAAGTAATTGATCCGCTTAAGGTTAAACCACATGAGTGGGAGTTATATATCTCAGGTGCAGATAATATTAACCCAAGAAGAGGACTAGATTCACTTAGGTCTAGTTGGAAGCTAGTTAATATCACTACTGGTGAGGTTATTTATAGCGAAAAATCTAACGGATTAGGTTCTGTAAACGAGCAAATTCTTGAGAACTATGGCTTATCAATCAACTTAAGTCAAGTAGGTACTCCTGGAGATGATCAGGTTAACGGAAACGGTCTTATCACTTCAGATATTACATTTGCAGATCCTGGTAAACCATGGTTGCTAGGTGTGCAAGATGGTGAGTCTACAGATATTCGTAACTGGATCAGAAGTGGTAATAATACAGTAAATGATGACACATTATGTGTTTACGATGATGGTCCTCGTTTTGATACTGTTGGTCAATTCTACGAAGGTTTATTATCGAATAATACATTAACTAGAGGTACATGGGCTCCTTATGCACTTGCGAATTCTCAAGTAGCAGGAAATGTACGTTGTGGAATTGGTGTCGCTTTCCCTAATACTAGTGTAGGTTTAGCTAGACTACAAAGTATTGATGTTGTATTTACTGATGATAAGAGTAAATGGACAAGAAGCCTTGTTTTAGAAATGCAAGAAGACCCTGCTTTAGCAGAAGGTGGAGCAGCTAAATTCGAATTCAGAAGACATGCTGGTTGGAATGGTGATCTAGATGCAAATGGTCGTCCTGTTTATTCTACAGTAGGTAAAGACTCTAGTATGTCTATGTTCCCAGGTTATGCAATCAACCAAGAAACGGGTGAGCGTTTAAATATCATATTTGCAGAAGACTCTTGGTTAAAAGCTGAGGGTGGAGGTGACATGATTTGGAACCCTTCTAGTAATGCACTAATTACAGATCTATCAGGTATTATACCTGTGTATGGAGGTAAGCATTATATATATGTACTTGAATCTCGTTATGACTCTTGTCGTAAATTTATTTCTGACTATAATAAGCCAGGTGTATTGGCTCAGAAGCAATCGTTCGAGAATCATATGATGTATGTAGGTATACCATTACAGAATTTAGCAATTCCATTCAAATCTTTACAAGATGGATTTATACCTACGGAAACAAGAATCCGTATTAGAGTAGAACGTCCATATGCTAAATACTCTACCAACTTTAATTCTATTGATACTGCTCAGAAGAATAATGGTTATCCGGTATATAGCTTCTCTACTAAAGATCTAGCTCCTGTTCCATTAGCTGATAATGCTAATGCTGATAGAAAAACACTATTGGATAGAATTCATGTTGTTCCTAACCCGTACTATGGTTATAACAACTATGAGCAAAATAGAATAGATTCTCGTGTACGTATTATTAATCTACCGAAGAAAGCTACAATTAGCATATACTCTTTAGATGGTGCTTTGATAAGAAGACTACAAAAGGATAATGGTAATGTTTCCTTTGTTGATTGGGATATACGTAACTCTAAAGGATTGCCAATTGCTAGTGGTATGTATTTAATACATATTAATGCTGATGGTATAGGTGAAACAGTACTTCGTTGGTTTGGTGCTATGCGTCCAATTGACATCACTAGTTTTTAA
- a CDS encoding PorV/PorQ family protein encodes MRNISIKAVLAICALGFSLPSFAGNKDRSGQAGATELLINPWGKSTGVFGMNTSHVKGIDALKTNIAGLAFVESTEIGISYSAYLRGSNVGVNNLGFAQKLGDFGVIGANIMTMSFGEIEITDYNNPEGKVGTYSPQFFNVMLGFAKEFSNSIRAGVGVTFISEQISTIRASGATFEAGIQYVTGARDNFHFGITLRNMGTNMKYSGSGFAINSEAPGGNGYSLNRLTPSEKFEMPTYLNFGASYDFYLDENKGVRAEDEQSSKEFVPKHRATVMANFTSNSFNNDYLGIGLEYAFQEMFMVRGAFRYESDIFDNDASTTFYTGFSAGATVQKKISETGPVLALDYSFRPTYQPNNGVHVFSLRFMRQ; translated from the coding sequence ATGAGAAACATATCTATAAAGGCAGTACTTGCAATATGCGCTTTAGGTTTTTCTTTACCTTCTTTCGCTGGTAATAAAGACCGTAGTGGTCAAGCTGGTGCAACAGAATTGCTTATAAACCCTTGGGGTAAAAGCACAGGTGTTTTCGGAATGAATACATCACATGTGAAGGGTATCGACGCGCTTAAGACCAATATTGCTGGTTTAGCATTTGTTGAGAGTACAGAGATCGGTATTTCTTACAGTGCCTACTTAAGAGGCTCGAATGTAGGGGTAAATAATCTAGGCTTTGCTCAAAAATTAGGTGATTTTGGTGTTATCGGCGCCAATATTATGACAATGAGTTTCGGCGAAATTGAGATTACCGACTATAACAACCCTGAAGGAAAGGTTGGTACTTACTCTCCACAGTTTTTCAATGTGATGTTAGGTTTTGCTAAAGAGTTCTCTAACAGTATCCGTGCAGGTGTTGGGGTAACATTCATTTCTGAGCAAATATCTACTATCCGTGCTAGTGGAGCTACTTTTGAAGCAGGTATACAGTACGTAACTGGTGCTAGAGATAACTTCCATTTTGGTATCACACTACGTAATATGGGTACTAATATGAAATATAGCGGTAGTGGTTTTGCAATCAATAGTGAAGCTCCTGGTGGTAATGGCTATAGTTTAAACAGACTTACCCCATCTGAGAAATTTGAAATGCCTACCTATTTAAACTTCGGTGCTTCTTATGACTTTTACTTAGATGAAAATAAAGGTGTTAGAGCAGAGGATGAGCAAAGCAGTAAAGAGTTTGTTCCTAAGCATAGAGCTACTGTTATGGCTAACTTCACATCTAACTCTTTTAATAATGACTACTTAGGCATTGGTTTAGAATATGCTTTCCAGGAAATGTTCATGGTTCGTGGAGCATTTAGATATGAGAGTGATATCTTTGATAATGATGCTAGCACAACTTTCTATACTGGTTTCAGTGCAGGTGCTACTGTACAAAAGAAAATAAGTGAAACTGGTCCAGTATTGGCTCTTGATTATTCTTTCAGACCTACTTACCAGCCAAATAACGGTGTACACGTATTTTCATTACGTTTTATGCGCCAATAA
- a CDS encoding carboxypeptidase-like regulatory domain-containing protein, with product MARTLRYLLVLLFTAISGTAFAQGQSGEIGGKIVDDKGEPAISATVQALEGGIVKGGTVTDYDGNYVIKPLSPGRYQIKITYIGMKTEIVENVIVSSNKLTTLNKKLAANSSKLEEVVVTTFKVPLIDIDQPGGKKVITGEEIDKMPTRNTTSVASTAPGVYQAADGGGLSIGGARGSGTLYYVDGVQVVGGRGINMSQGVIDQVQVLTSGVPAKYGDALGGIINITTRGISRKTRGSVLLERSVDGYGHNLVNFNLSGPLVSKKVDTMGTKKPVVGFLLGGDFWYDEDDRPLYTGTYVAKDDVLEGLKQTPLVVVPNPNGNPVFRNASEFVRKEDLQLEKKRANAERLEGRINAKLDFQLAENLNLTAGGSFNYERSKGWIRSAAIFAPEANPITNSYTGRGYLRLTQRFGKQNYGAPKKDEDGNPIKPPIITNAYYTIQADYQKDYVSSEHPDHGRDIFKYGYVGKFNTTYFPIYGTAVDSVSGLPGQVLLVDRFAAATTYERSELNPVLANYTSQYFNSIGGISPGNIQGVRGLATIPVNGELPQSTYGINTNVGASVGSYSYSELDQFAVSVDASFDLQLPNKPRHSIEFGMYYQQRASRGYSVGMSASGNSLWQYMRQLSNNHISLDQSNPIFRVNGQNYSYNDLLTQGISPSPFDTILYNRIANGETQSTFATNIRKKLGLKNTDYVDVDELDPSTFSIDMFSADEILNSGNAYVGYQGYTYTGEKQKGQVNFNDFFTKKDANGNFTRDIGAFRPNYIAGYILDRFQFKDIRFNLGVRIERFDANTKVLKDPYSLYAVNTLSDARNITDPTTGERIAKNNFNGGTDPGNIGSDYVVYVNNNESSSPSIIGYRNGDDWYDPYGNYIEDPAVLKEFSGGRDPQPYLVDRSVRIQDSNFNPNNSFTDYKPQVNVMPRIAFQFPISDVALFYAHYDVLVQRPSNVFETPNTYYNLTTNTQNIINNPGLKPQKMFDYEVGFTQQLTPKSAITLSGFYKERKDMIQVRPYLYAWPTTYYTYGNRDFSTTKGLTLRYDLRRVGNLRMDVAYTLQFADGTGSGTATANGGSGSTISSNGLLQQFNAASKPNLRFTMPLSVDSRHMIVTTVDYRFAKGKGPVVANQNILQNAGLNLIFRARSGEPYTRYIEAASNTVAGSIQGSRLPWHYMLDLRADKDFNLSVLFKKKDDSKGPRRVLNMNAYVLVQNLLNTRDVFGVNGYTNRPDDNGYLASPIGIQQTNNQIDPLSFVDLYTINQINPFAINLPRRINIGLNFSFN from the coding sequence ATGGCACGTACACTACGTTATTTACTCGTGTTGCTTTTTACGGCTATTTCAGGAACTGCTTTTGCACAAGGGCAAAGTGGTGAGATAGGTGGTAAGATTGTTGATGATAAAGGAGAGCCGGCAATAAGCGCGACAGTACAAGCACTAGAAGGAGGTATTGTAAAAGGTGGTACAGTTACCGATTATGATGGTAACTATGTAATCAAACCTTTATCTCCGGGTCGTTATCAAATTAAGATAACATACATTGGTATGAAGACCGAAATTGTTGAGAATGTTATTGTTAGTTCTAACAAATTAACTACACTTAATAAGAAATTGGCAGCAAATTCTTCTAAGCTAGAGGAAGTTGTTGTTACTACGTTTAAAGTGCCTCTAATAGATATAGACCAGCCTGGTGGTAAAAAAGTGATCACTGGTGAGGAAATAGACAAGATGCCTACACGTAATACTACTTCAGTAGCGTCTACAGCTCCTGGTGTTTACCAAGCTGCAGATGGTGGTGGTTTGAGTATCGGTGGTGCACGTGGTAGTGGTACTTTGTACTATGTTGATGGTGTTCAGGTTGTAGGTGGTCGTGGTATCAACATGTCTCAAGGTGTTATTGACCAAGTACAGGTATTAACATCTGGTGTTCCTGCAAAGTATGGTGACGCCCTTGGTGGTATCATTAACATTACAACAAGAGGTATCTCTAGAAAAACACGTGGAAGCGTGTTGCTAGAGCGTTCAGTAGATGGTTATGGTCACAACTTGGTGAACTTTAACTTGTCTGGTCCGCTGGTAAGTAAAAAAGTAGACACAATGGGTACTAAAAAACCTGTTGTTGGTTTCTTGCTTGGTGGTGACTTCTGGTACGATGAAGATGATCGTCCTTTATATACAGGTACTTATGTTGCAAAAGATGATGTTTTAGAAGGTCTGAAACAAACTCCATTAGTGGTGGTGCCAAACCCTAATGGTAACCCAGTATTCAGAAATGCATCTGAGTTTGTACGTAAAGAAGATCTACAATTAGAAAAGAAAAGAGCAAATGCGGAGCGTCTTGAAGGTCGTATAAATGCGAAATTAGACTTTCAGTTAGCAGAAAACTTGAACTTAACTGCTGGTGGTTCATTTAACTACGAAAGAAGTAAAGGTTGGATTAGAAGTGCAGCAATTTTTGCTCCAGAGGCTAACCCGATCACTAATAGCTACACAGGTAGAGGTTATCTACGTTTGACACAACGTTTTGGTAAGCAAAACTATGGCGCGCCTAAAAAAGATGAAGACGGTAACCCAATAAAACCGCCAATTATCACTAACGCTTATTATACAATACAAGCTGACTATCAAAAGGATTACGTAAGTAGTGAACACCCTGACCATGGTCGTGACATATTCAAGTATGGTTATGTAGGTAAATTTAATACTACATACTTCCCGATATATGGTACAGCTGTTGATAGTGTAAGTGGTCTCCCTGGTCAAGTTTTATTAGTTGACAGATTTGCAGCTGCTACAACATATGAGCGTTCAGAATTGAATCCTGTTTTAGCAAACTACACTTCTCAATATTTTAACTCTATTGGTGGTATATCACCAGGTAATATCCAAGGTGTACGTGGATTGGCTACTATCCCTGTAAATGGTGAGCTTCCTCAATCAACTTATGGTATCAATACTAACGTTGGTGCATCAGTAGGTAGTTACTCATACTCTGAGCTAGATCAATTTGCAGTGAGTGTGGATGCATCGTTTGACCTACAATTGCCTAACAAGCCAAGACACTCTATCGAGTTTGGTATGTACTACCAACAACGTGCTTCAAGAGGTTATTCTGTAGGTATGTCTGCTAGTGGTAATAGCTTGTGGCAGTACATGCGTCAGTTGTCTAATAATCATATTAGCCTAGATCAATCTAATCCTATATTTAGAGTGAATGGCCAGAACTACAGCTATAATGATCTGTTGACACAAGGTATTTCTCCTTCTCCTTTCGATACTATCTTATATAATAGAATCGCTAACGGAGAAACACAGTCAACATTTGCTACAAACATCAGAAAGAAACTAGGTTTAAAGAATACAGATTACGTAGATGTTGATGAACTAGATCCTTCAACGTTCTCTATAGATATGTTCTCTGCTGATGAGATATTAAACAGTGGTAATGCTTATGTAGGTTATCAAGGTTATACTTACACCGGTGAGAAGCAAAAAGGACAAGTGAACTTTAATGACTTCTTTACAAAGAAAGATGCTAACGGAAACTTTACACGTGATATAGGTGCTTTCAGACCAAACTATATTGCTGGTTACATCCTTGACAGATTCCAGTTTAAGGATATCAGATTCAACTTAGGTGTTCGTATCGAACGTTTTGACGCTAACACCAAAGTGTTGAAAGATCCTTATTCTCTATATGCAGTAAATACACTTAGCGATGCTAGAAATATTACTGACCCTACTACTGGTGAGCGTATAGCTAAAAATAACTTTAACGGTGGTACTGATCCTGGTAATATTGGTAGTGACTATGTTGTTTATGTAAATAATAACGAGTCTTCTAGTCCATCAATTATCGGTTATAGAAACGGAGATGATTGGTATGATCCATATGGTAACTACATAGAAGACCCTGCGGTATTAAAAGAATTTAGTGGTGGTCGTGACCCTCAACCTTATCTAGTTGATAGATCAGTTAGAATTCAGGATAGTAACTTCAATCCTAATAACTCGTTTACTGACTATAAACCACAAGTTAATGTGATGCCTCGTATCGCATTCCAATTCCCTATATCAGATGTGGCATTATTCTATGCTCACTATGATGTATTAGTTCAAAGACCATCAAACGTTTTTGAAACGCCAAACACTTATTACAACTTAACTACAAATACTCAAAACATCATCAACAATCCAGGCCTTAAGCCTCAAAAGATGTTTGACTATGAGGTTGGTTTTACACAACAACTTACTCCGAAATCTGCGATCACATTATCAGGTTTCTATAAGGAGCGTAAGGATATGATACAAGTAAGACCTTACTTGTATGCATGGCCAACAACATACTATACTTATGGTAATAGAGACTTCTCTACAACAAAAGGTTTAACCTTAAGATACGATCTACGTCGTGTAGGTAACCTACGTATGGATGTTGCCTATACTTTACAATTTGCTGATGGTACAGGTTCTGGAACTGCAACTGCCAACGGTGGTAGTGGAAGTACGATCAGTTCTAATGGTTTGTTACAACAGTTCAACGCAGCATCTAAACCTAACTTAAGGTTTACAATGCCACTTAGTGTTGACTCACGTCATATGATCGTAACTACTGTTGATTACAGATTTGCAAAAGGAAAAGGACCAGTTGTAGCTAATCAAAATATCTTGCAAAATGCAGGTCTTAACTTGATCTTCAGAGCAAGAAGTGGTGAGCCTTATACAAGATATATAGAGGCAGCATCGAACACTGTTGCAGGTTCTATTCAAGGTTCTCGTTTGCCTTGGCACTATATGCTTGACTTGAGAGCAGATAAAGATTTCAATTTGTCAGTTCTATTCAAGAAGAAGGATGATAGCAAAGGTCCTAGAAGAGTACTAAATATGAACGCATATGTACTTGTACAGAACCTATTAAATACAAGAGACGTATTTGGTGTTAACGGTTATACTAACAGACCAGATGATAACGGTTACTTAGCATCTCCTATTGGTATCCAACAAACTAATAACCAAATTGATCCATTGTCATTCGTTGACTTGTATACAATTAATCAGATTAATCCTTTTGCGATTAACTTACCAAGACGTATTAACATAGGTCTTAACTTTAGTTTTAATTAA